GTCCAGCTGTGCCTTCTGCCTGGAGTGCCCTCTCTGCCAGCTTGGTCCCGAAACGTGACCTGGCTTGGAGGACTCCTCCCCCGCCCCATGGCCATCTCCAGCTTGTCCTGCCACCTCGCTGGCACTTACTCTGTGGGCCCAGGGCTTGCATTAATTATGTGTGTACCCCCTTCTCCTCTGCACCTCACCCCCAGATCCGAGCGCAGGGGCTGGCACAAGGGAGGCACACGGAAAACCACCGTCAAATGGTCAGCAGCCGAGGGCCGGGCCTGTCCAGGTGCTCAGCCCCATCTCCTGAATAGCCTGGGGGTGGCCAGTCCTGACCCAGGTCACACAGAATGGTGGCAGAACTGGGGACGGGGGGATCTCTGGACTCCCAGCCTGGGGCCAGAACCCTCCAGCAACCCGAGGAGTCAGGGCAAGGAGGGCTGTGGAAGGCCAgatggggctgggggaggccggGTCCCCTCGTGACGCTCTGGCCCTTGGGGATTTCGGGGACTGGGGAAAGGGGTCAGCTGCCCAGGGGCTCTGGCAAGATGACCGGGCAGGCATCCATCCCTTGGGACCTAGGGGGCAGGTTCAGCCGGGGTCTCCCCCTGCCTTGGGTCTGTTCGTGACAGGACCCCTACTCTGAGGGGCCATTATCCAAGAGTCTGACCCCAGTCACAACCCTCAGCGGGggtcccagcccccacccagctctTCCACTGATCCTCTCCTAATTTCCCAGCCAGTGCATGAGGCAAGAAGTAGGATTTTCACATGCAGGCGAGAAACTGAGTCTCAgggaaacggctgtggctcaatcagttgggctcccgcctaccatatgggaggccctgggttcatgtcgtgggacctccttgtgaaggcaggctcacccacatgctgcggagagccgcctggcccgcaagcaccatggagtgctgcccggcctgcaagcaccgtggagagccaACTTGACAAGGTGacgccaaaaaaaaaagggaaacaagtggaaaaaaaaccacagaagagcgtgcagcgaatggacacagagagcagaaagcacgcaagccgcaaggagggggggaataaataaataaatacagacacagaagaatgcacagcgaatggacacagagagcagacagcaagcaaaaaaaaaaaaagccacaggtgtggggcataaaaataaaaacaaccaaaataacCGAGTCTCAGTGAGGCCAGTGGGGCTCCCAAGATCACCAGGGTGTCAGGGGCAGAGCCAGGCTGGCCCCAGGGCCGTCCCTGACCTGGCCTGGCGTGGTGAGTTTGAGAGTGGCCATGGAAAAATTCTACCTGTTTCTAAACAAACCTGACCCAACCCGTATACCAAATAGTTGCCCCTGGACCACGGGGCAGGCGCCCAAAGGCCGTGTGAGGGCGGAGGGAGGATGGGTGGAGGGCGCATGAGTGGGCTGCGGGCTGGGCCGGGGAGCCCGATCGGTGCCCACCTTGCCCTGCATGGCCTGCCCGGAAGCGGCAGCCTGCATGGAGGCGGCGTCCCGCCCGTGTTCCAGCAGCTCCTGCTCCAGCTCGTCCTGTTCCTCCGTGGGGTCGAAGTTGTACATGGGCATGAGCTGGTGGCGCAGCTTCtccagcctggggtggggggcagaggctGCTAGGGGCAGAGCAGGCCCTTCCCCTCCCAGCAGCCCTCCCGGGCCTGCCCACCACCGGCGGGGCCACTGCGCACGACCACCTTTAGGGGCCTAAGATTTCACCCAGGAGCAAATGGAACACATTTGGCACTTATGGGACCAGCGCTACCCCTTAGATGGGTGGCCAGAGGGAGAAGTTGCTCATTCCTGGGGCCGGGTGGGGCCACGGGCCGTGGAGCTGTCGTCCACAGGCCACAGGGTCTGCCCGGGCAGGTCTTGCTGGGAGCCCCAGCCTCGGGGCACTGGGGGAGCGGTCAGTGGCAGGCAGCTCAGGGGGGCAGGGCGAGGGCAGCTGGGCAGTTGGATGGGGGACgctccactttctccacaccctcCCTGGCCCCAGGGTCATACCTGGGTGCCCAGAATCCTCATACCTGCTTCCCTGTGAGCTCCCCTCGGTGCCAGGGGCCCTGAGACCTCCCGGGGGAGggcctttgggggtgggggacactttctcctttcccacccATGGCCCCTGGAGACCAGCCCAGCACCGCCTCGGGGCCGGGGTTTGTGGGGGCAGCTGGGGAGTTACCTCTTCTTCTTCCTGATATACAAAACCTGCAAGAGAAGGAGCAGCATCAAAGGGCTGGGAAGGGGGCCCCAGCCAGCCCCACAGGCCCCTGGGGTAGGGGACACGTGGGCGCTGGTGAGCGGGGCTTCGGGCCCTATCCTGGTGACGCCGATGCCCCACAGCCGTTCCCTTCTTGGATGCCCAGGCCGGGGCTGCAGACTCAGGGGTGGGCGCCTGGCCTGCCAGGGAGGAGCCCTCGCCTCAGAGGACCGCATGGCCGGGCCTGGCCCGCGACGCAGAGGGCTCTCCAGAACTCTTATCCAATCCCCGTACTGTTGTCCCTGCTGCTCCCCCTGCCCCAACTgctgaccccccacccccacatcttcctttccaaattttcACCACCACTCGCTGTccagcttcagccccacctcctccaggaagcccttctCTACTGGTTCTGCCCACCCCCAgcagtttttcctcttgtgtGAGGCACACAGCTGGCACCAACTTGTTCCTCCTTGTACGCAGCACGGCCTGCTCAGGACTGGCATGAGGAGAGAGGAAGCAGCATTTAGAGAACATCTCCCGACCTGTCCCCCGGGGCCCACAAGCTGTTTCCTGCCCTCCACTGCCTTTGTGCCACCACCTCCCTACCTCTCTGCTTTTGGGCCACCTGCCCTGGCCCTCTGAATGCTCGTCCACAACAAACGGTAAGCAAGGGAGGCTTCTGAGTCCAGGGAGGAAAGCTCTCACTTGAGATTTACAAGGGCACGTTCTAGGCCCGGCTCTGTCCCTGTCAGGGTGCACGGGAGCCAAGGGGGACGCTGGCAGCCTGCCTGTCCCCGCAGACCTCTCAGGCCCTGCCCTCGCTCTCCACGTGCCGCGCTCTGGCCCTGCTGGCCGGCGGGCAGCTGCTCTCTGACAGCAATCCGGAGCCTGCGGGGCCCATATGGCAACCCGGGTTTTCCAGCAGCTCCCGCCAGGCTGTGGTCGGACCTTTCATAGCCTATTTGTCCCAGCCACATGCTCCTGAGCCTCAGGCCAGCAGCCAGGGCCTGGGAGAGCAGGATGCAGAAGGCTGCTATCGCCAGGCCGCCGCGGGTCCTCAGGTGCACCCCACCCACCCTGGCCTCAGCCTGGACAACCTCCAGGGGCCTCTTGGTAGCATGTCACATGTCCATGTATCATCTCAGGGGCGGACACCAGATCTGGAGGCATCGTACTCAGGAGGAGGGACCCTGGCGGCCCTCCCCTCAGCTCCCCTCACTCTACCTCTTCTCACGACTCTGAGGCCAAGCCTCTACCGTGAGGTCTCAGCTCTAAACTCACTTCCTGACACAGTGGCtatggcagttgctgagggcagggagaaggaaaaagaggtgtgctatgggggcattttcgggacttggagttgtcctcaatgatattgcagggacaggtgcaggacattatatatcctgccagtaCCCACTGAAcagactaggggagagtgtaaactactacataaactataatccatgctgtgcagcagtgctccaaaatgtactcctcaaatgcaatgaatgtgccgcactaatgaaagaagttgtcggtgcgggaggagtggggggtgtggggagtggggtatatggggacctcctattttttaatgtaacatttcgtgtgatctatgtatcttaaaaataataataaaaaagaaaaaaaaggagaatgtgaGATTGATGTACAATAAAAGCTATTTAAGcgatgtaaaaataaataaataaataaagtccctTCTTCGGCGGCGCTGACTGCCCAGCCTAGGAGAGTCACCCTCCCCCGATCAGTCCCCAAACGTATTCCCGCAGGCTTCCCTTGGAGCCCTTGGTTGTTACCAGTCTCCCCCGTCCCATAAGAGCCACAGGGTAGGACCTTGTCTCCCCAGCCACTGCTGGGTCCCAAGGGCCTGGGCCAGGGCGGGTACCCAGTCAATAATTATCAAGCAaataaatgcatgaatgaatgaacactgATCAGCAGCCTGCTGCCCCTGGGAGCATCCTACCAGACTCCACAGCCCACGGTCCATCCCAGCTGCCTTCTGGCCTCTCCTCCTCTTGCACCTCCCACACTCCCTTGCCTCCCTGTCCTGCCTGCTGCTCACAGATCCTCCCGCTTCCCTCTCAACTCCTGGCCACCAAGACTCTCCACCTGCATGCTCTCCTCCTTGACGTCTATGTGATTGGGCCTGGCTCACAGCCCAGCTCAAAATGCCATGTATTCCTCGGAACCTTCTCTGGTTCAGCCAATCGGGAGTCAGCTTCTTTGGTCTCTGGGCCCCAGAGGACAAAtccctggaggaggggagggattGCCTTCGGATTAGGTTCTCTGTAAATCCAAACACTGACCACATCTCCACATCTCCAGCCCTCGCCTGCCCCAGCTCTCACCGTGGCCACAGCCAGGCCAATCACCGTGATGATCCCGAAGGACAGGAGCATCGTGCCCACGCCGGCTGTGCCACCAGCCACGTCAGGGATCCTGGTGCCGTTAAAGCTGGTGGCTTCTGGGCTGAGGGTGGTGGTCTCGGGGGCTGGCCCGTCTGTGGCCAGCTCCAGGTCAGGCTCAGCAGTGGGCAGGTGGCTGCTGAACCAGCCTCTGGCAGACGGGATCCTGGAGTCCATGCTGATGTAAGAGGGCACTGGGCAAGAGGTGCCTGCGGTCAGTCAGCCTGCCCCTCACTTCTGAGGTCAGGCGTGTCGAGCCTGTGGTCACCTGCACAGCCACCTCCTTATATAACGGGCCCTGCTTCCCTGCGAGCtggaaaggaaagaattaaaattgtGAGCCTGAGTGTGGTGGCTTGGCCGTGAGATGAAGTCCCTTAAGGTCCTGAAGGCACTGGGGAAGTGAAGGCTGGAGGGCCAGGGAACGTTCTGGGGACATCGGGACTCGTGCTTTATATATCTGTGATTCCCATGTGAATTTAGGGACATGAAAATAAAGCCCTGCCCACCTCCACTTGTCAGGAAAGCGATCATACCTGAAAGATGTGAAAAGCAGTGGGGAGGGTTGAAAGAAAAGGttcctcccctgctccctcttcctcccaccccacttggaaaaaaaaaagaccacagcTGTTCCCTGTGCTGGAGGGACACACTTGCCCTGGAATCAGGCAGGCGTGCCTTTAAATCCCAGCCCAGTCACGTAGCGGAGTAACCCGAGGTGCTCTCCGCATCTCAGTCTTCCTGAATCTACCGTGGGGGTTCTGAGAAACTCACAGGGTCACAGGGCCCCTAAAATATCAGAATGAACCAGTCCCTAGAAGAGACTCAGCTTGGCACAAACCCCCCTACACAGGAGGTGCCCACCACATGTCAGCTCTTCTCCCCCTGGCCAACCCAATCAGAAAAGGCCAGGTCACAGAGGCCCCTGGACCCAGCCTGCTGATGACCCCGGCTGTgcgtggggtgggtgggggcaggtgTAGAGATACTCTGGAGAGCATGAAGACAGGAAGGAGACAGAGGCTAAGTTGGGACCTCTGGCCAGTCTTTTCTATAAGTTCTTGGGGTCATTGGATCCCCCAAAGGGAGTCTAGGGGCTGCCAGGGACTGGGAGAAAGGTGATGAGGGCATATCTTcaaggggcagagatggagctccTATGTTGAGATGCCCCATCTCCTCTTCCCGCCTGCCCTGGGGGCAGAGGGTGGAAGATGTGCCCAGACCAGGGTATGGCTTAGGCCTTCCAGGCCAGATGGCCGTGGGTGAGGCAGGGTGGCAAGGGCCctcagccaagctgcagaggcctaGAGGGAGCGGGTGATGCACAGCTCACGGCTGGACACATACCTGCCCTTGCTGGCACATGGGCATATGTGGGGTGCCCCCCTGTGCAGGTGCATGGCTGTGCATGGGAGTGCAAGGGGTGTGTGCACACCCAGGATGGCCCCTTAGGAAGGGGCAAGGCTGGCAGAGCGACACGCGGCGGTGGGGACGTTCATCGCTCTCTGCCCACTCCCCCAGGGTAGCCTGCACGCTTCAGGAATCCTGGGTTCTCTTCTTGGCTCTGCCTCTGACCCCAGGCGTGACCTTGGGCTGGACCCTTAACTCTTGCTCTGGGGTTCAGTTTATTCCTCTATCCAAGGGAGAGGACGGGCCCTGCTCACACTTTCTGGGCTTGCCTCGGGGTCCAAACGATAAGGGAGGGAAACCGGGTGACAGGGATGGGCACCGCGCACCGTTCTCTATCAgcgcccccagcccccctgcTCCAGCCCCCGTCCCCGCCCCCGCGACTCTGTGATTCCTCCATCCTGGCACCAAAGCGGCAGGCTCAGCACTTACTTTATCCTTTCCGGCGCGCCGAGCTCAGCCGGAGCggctggagacggtggccgctggcagggaGGACCCCGAGGACCCGGGTGGGGGACGGCAGGTTGGACCCGGGGTCCGCGCTCCTGCAAGCTGCGAGCTGCGGACCCGGCCGGGCACGGCATACGGCGGGCAGCCGCGAGCGCCGGTTCTGCGGGGCGAGGCCAGGGTGGATCGGACCGGGACCCACGGCGGGGGCAGGGAGGTGCCGGCAGCCTGCGGGGGTCCCAGATGCTCGGgtgccccgccgccccgcccgcTCCGCGCCCCCGGCCTCCGATTGGCTGCCAGGCCGATAGTCCACGCGTCATTGGCCAGCTTGCCTGTAGGCTCTGGCTCCGCCCCCAGCGGGAGCCTGGAGCCGGGAGCCGGGTCGCAGTCCTCCGGGACCACCCCTCACTCCCTCGCTAGCGCCCAAGCCCGGCGGAGGGCCCTTCCCGAGTCAGGACTCGAGCCCCCGGCAAGCCCGGGCTCCACCCCGCCGGGAAGCCTCGCGCACCCAAACGCAGGCGCACGCCGGAGGCTCGGGGAGGGCACTGGACTCGGAGTCCTTGGACCTGCGGTGAACTCCGATCTGTCTCGACCTCCTTCTGGCTTTGGATCTTGGTCAAGCTgctttccctctctgggccttgaCTTCCAGCTCAGATGGGGGCTCAGGTGTAAAGTTCTTGGTAAAAGGGCCCCCACTCCGGGCTAGAAATGGGGAATCTTCAGTCCAGAGAAGAAGTGGGGGGCGCGGCGGTACTGTTGTCGGGCACCCCGACCCAGGCAAACCTACTCCTGTGCCCTATACCCCTCACAATAGCCTCCACCCAtggcttcccccccccccccccccccccacaatgGATTGTACAGTTGACTTCCAAACCCACTCAGGCGGCGGGGAATGGCCGGAGGGCTCCATTGCCCTCtgtcctcctcctctcccacatTTGGCTTAATCCAAGGCTTCTCTCCTCGCCCCAAATCCTTGGGTGCGAGTTAGACGAGGTACACCTCCCCTCGCGGGCAGGGGGCGctagcaggggaggaggagagttCAAGTAGCTGCAGTTCCAgacatccccccccaccccccccattaCGCTGTGCCCAggccctgagggagggggaggaggccaACTCTCAGGGAGGGGCCCCGGAAACTCCCTCGTAATCCGCCGTTTTCAAATAAGTTTATGGGGGTCGCCCACTTGGCTTGTCACAAAGGCAGGTCCCCAGTCTGGGATGTAGCCCTGAGAGCTGTGTATTTAATAAAAGT
The Dasypus novemcinctus isolate mDasNov1 chromosome 26, mDasNov1.1.hap2, whole genome shotgun sequence genome window above contains:
- the C26H3orf18 gene encoding uncharacterized protein C3orf18 homolog isoform X1 produces the protein MDSRIPSARGWFSSHLPTAEPDLELATDGPAPETTTLSPEATSFNGTRIPDVAGGTAGVGTMLLSFGIITVIGLAVATVLYIRKKKRLEKLRHQLMPMYNFDPTEEQDELEQELLEHGRDAASMQAAASGQAMQGKLALPSQGPLQRPSRLVFTDVANAIHA
- the C26H3orf18 gene encoding uncharacterized protein C3orf18 homolog isoform X2, whose translation is MDSRIPSARGWFSSHLPTAEPDLELATDGPAPETTTLSPEATSFNGTRIPDVAGGTAGVGTMLLSFGIITVIGLAVATVLYIRKKKRLEKLRHQLMPMYNFDPTEEQDELEQELLEHGRDAASMQAAASGQAMQGKGPLQRPSRLVFTDVANAIHA